The window GCCTGCCTGCTTGAATATCCTGCGGGAGACGCAGTTATGCGTCTCTAAATAAAAAACACAGCGCTCATCATCACGATTTTTACCCGCCTTTTTAAACTCATCCCCGCCCAACAAATTAAATCCGTACTTTTACCCCATGGCAAAAGTTATATCATTTGAGAACAACCCTTACCAGGAGAATACTTACATTTTATATGATGAAACCGGCGAATGTGCAATTATTGATCCGGGAATGTATACCGCTACCGAGCAAAATGTAGTGGTAAATTTTATAAAGGATAATAATTTAAAACCCGTTTTATTACTAAATACCCATTGCCATATTGATCACGTTTTGGGTAATAAATTTGTATTTGATAAGTACGGGCTTAAACCCAAATTTCACCAGGGCGAGCTGCCGGTGTTAACAGCCGTAGTATCGTACGCCCCGCAAATGGGCATCAGGTATGAGGTATCGCCATTACCGGATGAGTACCTGCCCCAAGCAGGCGCCGTAAAGTTTGGCAATACCGTTTTGCAACTCATTTTTGCCCCTGGCCATTCGCCTGCGTCATTGTGCTTTTATGATAAAGAGGCCAATATTTTAATTGGCGGCGACGTGCTGTTCAGGCGGAGCATTGGCCGTACCGATTTACCCGGCGGCAATTTTACCCAGCTAATGGATAGTATTGAACAAAAGCTGTTTGCACTGCCCGATGATTGCACTGTTTATCCCGGCCATGGCCCCGAAACAACTATCGGTTACGAAAAACAAAATAACCCGTTTTTGACTTAGCAATTGGTGAGGTTATACGTTAGACGCGCATGCTTAGCAAATTGGTGAGGTTATACGTTGAACGTTTTACGTTATACGTAGCTGAAAG is drawn from Mucilaginibacter ginsenosidivorax and contains these coding sequences:
- a CDS encoding MBL fold metallo-hydrolase, which translates into the protein MAKVISFENNPYQENTYILYDETGECAIIDPGMYTATEQNVVVNFIKDNNLKPVLLLNTHCHIDHVLGNKFVFDKYGLKPKFHQGELPVLTAVVSYAPQMGIRYEVSPLPDEYLPQAGAVKFGNTVLQLIFAPGHSPASLCFYDKEANILIGGDVLFRRSIGRTDLPGGNFTQLMDSIEQKLFALPDDCTVYPGHGPETTIGYEKQNNPFLT